In Lentimicrobium sp. L6, the genomic window TGGTTCATGGTTCTATCAATACCAATAGTACCATAAGCAATCACCATGTCTGCAGCAATGGAGATTTTCTCGTCTATTATTGGTCGTTCGGAAGCTTTCCAAGGGCTTAACACAAAATCAGCTTGCCTTCCTCTAGAATAATCATTACCAATGCCGAATCTTAGTCTCGCAAAATCATTTCTGCCTAAAACTTGTATGATGTTTTCCAATCCATTATGCGAACCTGGGCTGCCTTTTTTACGCATCCTCAGGCTTCCCAAATCCAAGGCCAAGTCATCAGTAACAACCAGGACCTTTTCAATAGGGACTTTCTCAGCATCCATCCAATATTTCACCGCTCGTCCGCTAAGATTCATATAGGTGGTAGGCTTTATCAGAACAAAAGTACGACCTTTGGTTTTAAACTTACAAACGCTTGCTAACCTTTCAGTCTCAAACTTTTCACCAAATTCCTTTGCAATATGGTTTAATACATCGAAACCAA contains:
- the pth gene encoding aminoacyl-tRNA hydrolase gives rise to the protein MKYLIAGLGNIGSEYDYTRHNIGFDVLNHIAKEFGEKFETERLASVCKFKTKGRTFVLIKPTTYMNLSGRAVKYWMDAEKVPIEKVLVVTDDLALDLGSLRMRKKGSPGSHNGLENIIQVLGRNDFARLRFGIGNDYSRGRQADFVLSPWKASERPIIDEKISIAADMVIAYGTIGIDRTMNQFNKK